Within the Luoshenia tenuis genome, the region ATCCTGGGCGCTAAGACCCTGTTTGCCACGCATTATCATGAGCTGACAGAGCTGGAAGGGCGCCTGCCCGGCGTTAAAAACTATTGCGTAACGGTGCGCGAGCATGGGGAAGACATCATATTCCTGCGGCGCATCAAGCGCGGCGGGGCGGACCGCAGTTTTGGCATACAGGTGGCCCGTCTGGCGGGCCTGCCGGAAGATGTGTTAAAGCGCGCCCGCCAGATCTTAAAGCGGCTGGAAGAAGCGGATATCAACAACGGTTCTATCGGGGCCAATATCCTGGCGGCTCCCGGCGCATCTTCCGCGCAGATCGATCTCTTCGTACCGGTGCAGGCTGCGCCGGAGAGCAACCCTGTCGTCGAGCAGCTGCGGGATATGGATATCGGAAACATGACGCCGGTAGAGGCCATCGGCGTATTGTATGACCTGCAACAACAGGTTTTGGAAAAGGAGTAGAGCATGGGGCGGATCAACGTACTATCTAAAGAAACGGCGAACTTGATCGCCGCTGGCGAGGTGGTTGAGCGCCCGTCTTCTATCGTCAAGGAATTGGTTGAAAATGCCTTTGATGCCGGAGCCAGCGCCGTTACGGTGGAGATTCGGTCCGGCGGCATACAGATGGTGCGCGTGACGGACAATGGCTGCGGTATGGATGAAGAGGACGCGCTGGCCTGCTTTAAAAGTCATGCCACCAGCAAAATGCGCGATGCGCAGGAGCTGGATCATATCCGTACAATGGGTTTTCGCGGCGAGGCGCTGGCCTCTATCGCCGCGGTTTCCCGCGTGACGCTGCGCACCCGCATGCAGGATAGCGATATCGGCACGCAGGTGCGGATGGAAGGCGGTACGCTGATCGCCAAGGAAGAGGCGGGCTGCCCGGAAGGGACGACGCTGATCGTTGAAGATCTGTTTTATAATACGCCCGCCCGTCTCAAGTTTTTAAAGCAGCCCCGCAGCGAAGCGGGATATGTCTCCGACCTGATCGCGCGGCTGATCCTAACGCACCCGGAGATCGCGCTAAAGTTCATCGTGGACGGGCGGCTGATCTACCATAGTCCGGGCGACGGGGACCTCAAAAGCGCGGTTTATACCGTTTATGGCCGAGAGGGAGCAACGGGCGTATTGCCCGTTGCGTTGGAGGATTCGGGCATTAGCATCTCCGGGTATGTTGGCTTGCCCAGTCTGGCGCGCGGCAACCGCGCCAGGGAGACCTTTATCGTCAACGGCCGTTATGTGCGGGATGCCATCCTGGCTAATGCGGTAGAAACGGCGTATGATACACGCTTAATGATCAACCGCTTTCCATTTTTTGTGCTTTGCATTGTGGTCGAGCCTGAGGAAGTGGATGTCAACGTCCATCCCAATAAACTGGAGGTGCGCTTTCGCAATCTAGATGTGGTGCGCGCGCAGGTGCACAGTGCAGTGGTTAACGCGCTGCAGGCGCAAACCGAGGCGGCAAGGCCCCGGTTGCGGCCGCAGCCCGAAGCGGAGCTCCCTAAGGGTACTTGGATCCCCTCGCGGCGGGATGAGGTGCAAGACAAAAGGCAAGGCCAGCAGACCACGCAAGCGGAAAACCGTCAGGAACCGGCGCCCCTT harbors:
- the mutL gene encoding DNA mismatch repair endonuclease MutL; amino-acid sequence: MGRINVLSKETANLIAAGEVVERPSSIVKELVENAFDAGASAVTVEIRSGGIQMVRVTDNGCGMDEEDALACFKSHATSKMRDAQELDHIRTMGFRGEALASIAAVSRVTLRTRMQDSDIGTQVRMEGGTLIAKEEAGCPEGTTLIVEDLFYNTPARLKFLKQPRSEAGYVSDLIARLILTHPEIALKFIVDGRLIYHSPGDGDLKSAVYTVYGREGATGVLPVALEDSGISISGYVGLPSLARGNRARETFIVNGRYVRDAILANAVETAYDTRLMINRFPFFVLCIVVEPEEVDVNVHPNKLEVRFRNLDVVRAQVHSAVVNALQAQTEAARPRLRPQPEAELPKGTWIPSRRDEVQDKRQGQQTTQAENRQEPAPLGERSAPFTPQMPPKREYNRDSTLHLAELLKQNIAARTGPAKTSLGEGAGPEVHVTKAKVEALRTDVAPDRALQQEQVVLTPEPDGKDATTVLEPTVSERSRLIGTAFETYIILEMDKRVLLIDQHAAHERLLYEKYTAQIEAQQVAKQPLLVPAVVTLTPSDKVRLLEKQDWFSQLGFEIEDFGDNAIQIRTVPLVMGNPQPQSFFNELLDRSDDMRVRAPLDLKRDRIAQMACKHAIKAGDSLSKEEINALLALIEKEKTPLTCPHGRPIFIAITKSELEKRFGRIQ